A genomic region of Lycium ferocissimum isolate CSIRO_LF1 unplaced genomic scaffold, AGI_CSIRO_Lferr_CH_V1 ctg6647, whole genome shotgun sequence contains the following coding sequences:
- the LOC132045429 gene encoding elongation factor 2, which translates to MVKFTAEELRRIMDLKHNIRNMSVIAHVDHGKSTLTDSLVAAAGIIAQEVAGDVRMTDTRADEAERGITIKSTGISLYYEMTDASLKNYKGERMGNEYLINLIDSPGHVDFSSEVTAALRITDGALVVVDCVEGVCVQTETVLRQALGERIRPVLTVNKMDRCFLELQVDGEEAYQTFQRVIENANVIMATYEDPLLGDVQVYPEKGTVAFSAGLHGWAFTLTNFAKMYASKFGVDESKMMERLWGENFFDPATKKWTTKNNGSPSCKRGFVQFCYEPIKQIINTCMNDQKDKLWPMLTKLGVTMKSDEKDLMGKPLMKRVMQTWLPASTALLEMMIYHLPSPSTAQKYRVENLYEGPLDDQYANAIRNCDPEGPLMLYVSKMIPASDKGRFFAFGRVFAGKVCTGQKVRIMGPNFVPGEKKDLYVKNIQRTVIWMGKRQETVEDVPCGNTVAMVGLDQYITKNATLTNEKEVDAHPIKAMKFSVSPVVRVAVQCKVASDLPKLVEGLKRLAKSDPMVVCSIEESGEHIIAGAGELHLEICLKDLQDDFMGGAEIIKSDPVVSFRETVLEKSVRTVMSKSPNKHNRLYMEARPLEEGLAEAIDDGRIGPRDDPKIRSKILAEEFGWDKDLAKKIWCFGPETTGPNMVVDMCKGVQYLNEIKDSVVAGFQWASKEGALAEENMRGICFEVCDVVLHADAIHRGGGQVIPTARRVIYASQLTAKPRLLEPVYLVEIQAPEQALGGIYSVLNQKRGHVFEEMQRPGTPLYNIKAYLPVVESFGFSGTLRAATSGQAFPQCVFDHWDMMSSDPLEVGSQANQLVLDIRKRKGLKEQMTPLSEFEDKL; encoded by the exons ATGGTGAAGTTCACAGCTGAAGAGCTTAGGAGGATTATGGACTTAAAGCATAACATTCGTAATATGTCTGTTATTGCTCATGTGGACCATG GAAAATCTACCCTTACCGATTCTCTGGTTGCGGCTGCTGGTATCATTGCTCAGGAAGTTGCCGGTGATGTCAGAATGACAGATACACGTGCGGATGAGGCTGAACGTGGTATCACCATCAAGTCCACTGGTATTTCACTTTACTACGAGATGACTGATGCATCCTTGAAGAACTACAAGGGAGAGAGAATGGGGAACGAGTACCTCATCAATCTCATCGATTCACCTGGGCACGTCGACTTCTCGTCTGAAGTGACAGCTGCTCTTCGTATTACTGATGGTGCCCTTGTTGTGGTCGATTGTGTGGAAGGTGTCTGTGTCCAGACAGAGACTGTGCTCCGTCAGGCCCTTGGTGAAAGGATTCGTCCTGTCTTGACAGTTAATAAGATGGACAGGTGTTTCCTTGAGCTTCAGGTTGATGGTGAGGAGGCTTATCAGACGTTCCAAAGAGTTATTGAGAATGCTAATGTTATTATGGCTACATATGAGGATCCCCTTCTCGGTGATGTCCAGGTTTATCCTGAGAAAGGTACTGTTGCTTTCTCTGCTGGATTGCATGGGTGGGCTTTCACTCTCACCAATTTTGCCAAGATGTATGCTTCCAAATTCGGAGTTGACGAGTCTAAGATGATGGAAAGGCTCTGGGGCGAGAACTTTTTTGACCCTGCCACCAAAAAGTGGACAACCAAAAACAACGGGTCGCCTTCATGCAAGCGTGGGTTTGTTCAATTCTGCTATGAGCCAATCAAGCAGATTATTAACACCTGCATGAATGATCAGAAAGATAAGCTCTGGCCAATGTTGACTAAGCTTGGTGTAACCATGAAATCTGATGAGAAAGATTTGATGGGCAAGCCACTGATGAAGCGTGTGATGCAGACCTGGCTTCCTGCTAGTACTGCTCTACTGGAAATGATGATATACCATCTTCCATCCCCTTCCACAGCTCAAAAATACCGTGTGGAAAATCTGTATGAGGGACCCCTTGATGATCAATATGCCAATGCCATCAGGAACTGTGACCCAGAAGGGCCGCTTATGCTTTATGTATCCAAGATGATTCCAGCATCTGACAAGGGTAGATTCTTTGCTTTTGGTCGTGTATTTGCCGGAAAGGTTTGTACTGGTCAGAAGGTTAGAATCATGGGACCTAACTTTGTTCCTGGTGAAAAGAAGGAtttatatgttaaaaatatCCAGAGAACTGTTATTTGGATGGGTAAGAGACAAGAAACTGTTGAGGATGTTCCCTGTGGTAACACTGTTGCCATGGTCGGTTTAGATCAATATATTACCAAGAATGCAACATTGACCAATGAGAAGGAAGTCGATGCGCACCCAATCAAAGCAATGAAGTTTTCTGTCTCACCAGTTGTGCGTGTTGCTGTTCAGTGCAAGGTTGCATCTGACCTCCCCAAGCTTGTTGAAGGGTTGAAACGTCTGGCAAAATCTGATCCTATGGTTGTTTGTTCTATTGAAGAGTCTGGAGAGCATATCATTGCTGGTGCTGGAGAACTCCACCTTGAGATCTGCCTGAAGGACTTGCAGGATGACTTCATGGGCGGTGCTGAAATTATAAAATCTGATCCTGTTGTGTCCTTCCGTGAGACAGTTCTCGAGAAGTCTGTTCGGACTGTGATGAGCAAGTCTCCTAACAAACACAACCGTTTGTACATGGAAGCCAGACCATTGGAGGAAGGGCTTGCTGAGGCTATTGATGATGGACGCATTGGCCCTAGGGATGATCCCAAAATCCGTTCCAAGATCTTGGCTGAGGAGTTTGGTTGGGACAAAGATCTTGCTAAGAAAATTTGGTGCTTTGGTCCAGAGACAACTGGTCCCAACATGGTGGTGGATATGTGTAAGGGAGTTCAGTACCTGAATGAAATTAAGGATTCTGTTGTTGCTGGTTTCCAGTGGGCTTCCAAGGAAGGTGCATTGGCTGAAGAGAACATGAGAGGTATTTGCTTTGAAGTCTGTGATGTTGTTCTTCATGCTGATGCTATTCACAGGGGTGGTGGCCAAGTTATTCCCACTGCCAGGAGGGTTATCTATGCTTCTCAGCTTACTGCCAAGCCCCGCCTGTTGGAGCCCGTTTACCTGGTCGAGATTCAAGCTCCAGAGCAAGCCCTTGGTGGCATCTATAGTGTTCTGAACCAGAAGCGTGGACATGTGTTCGAGGAGATGCAGAGGCCGGGAACCCCTCTTTACAACATCAAGGCATACCTTCCTGTCGTTGAGTCATTTGGATTTTCAGGTACCTTGAGAGCTGCTACTTCAGGTCAAGCTTTCCCACAATGTGTGTTCGATCATTGGGACATGATGTCATCCGACCCATTGGAAGTTGGCTCACAAGCTAATCAACTTGTCCTTGATATCCGCAAGAGGAAGGGTTTGAAGGAGCAGATGACCCCTCTATCCGAGTTCGAGGATAAGCTGTAA